One genomic region from Argentina anserina chromosome 2, drPotAnse1.1, whole genome shotgun sequence encodes:
- the LOC126783877 gene encoding BEL1-like homeodomain protein 7 translates to MATYYSNSNDEKDGTPMLYSRELSTSTYPETPVLSGNMMMYMNSGSYSDTLAGSSQNQNNCIEVVSSVGALDGNTQQQDILSHLGGSRIGELNPYAWRDSRNEMPVTNPIDGSAAILHGGQNLQGQGLSLSLSSGMQVPSMSYRNPNMGFASFASPNSSFSSEGRNGSFRDDQPRNVEYMQPSFPGGNADSSKGDLSPYGMSSIARNIPNSKYLKAAQQLLDEVVNVQKALKLHDREKNEGASDHTMKGFKEGDDRSKNEIESGESSNPQESASDSPCELSHAEKQELQNKMTKLLSMLDEVDRRYKQYYHQMQIVVSSFDVIAGSGAAKPYTGVALQTISRHFRCLRDAITGQIRTTQKGLGEQGTSGNIKGVGITRLRYVDQQLRQQRALQQLGMMQQHAWRPQRGLPESSVSILRAWLFEHFLHPYPKDSDKIMLARQTGLTRSQVSNWFINARVRLWKPMVEEMYNEEAGDAEMESNSSSENAPQTKKGEKRTLEDAGEDVQPSSSSPGTDRCSTGRFMDSKSDHYDVEMAGSTGTVSFQNGTRRDGERPGMDESSFFSDGMVQSDRNSERFVTAYHMPELGRFESGSGVSLTLGLQHCDGGNIPISSGTPHSFVAVRDDDLYNAAASSVGTETTDFDQQHRFGSSHLLRARDFVV, encoded by the exons ATGGCAACTTATTACAGTAATTCAAATGATGAAAAAGATGGTACACCAATGCTCTATTCAAGGGAACTCTCAACTAGTACATATCCAGAAACGCCTGTTCTTTCTGGAAACATGATGATGTATATGAACTCGGGGTCATACTCAGATACATTAGCTGGAAGTTCTCAGAACCAAAACAACTGCATTGAAGTTGTTTCTTCTGTGGGGGCTTTGGATGGTAACACCCAACAGCAGGATATCTTATCACATCTAGGTGGCTCACGTATAGGAGAGCTGAATCCTTATGCATGGAGAGATAGTAGAAATGAGATGCCCGTAACGAACCCAATAGATGGTTCTGCAGCTATTCTTCATGGTGGACAGAACTTGCAAGGTCAGGGATTGTCCCTCAGCCTCTCATCAGGAATGCAAGTGCCTTCTATGTCATACCGGAATCCCAATATGGGTTTTGCCTCATTCGCAAGTCCTAATTCATCATTTTCAAGTGAGGGCAGGAATGGCTCTTTCAGAGATGATCAGCCAAGAAATGTCGAATATATGCAACCTAGTTTCCCTGGAGGCAATGCAGATTCAAGTAAAGGGGACTTGTCTCCATATGGGATGTCGAGTATTGCAAGGAACATTCCTAATTCCAAGTACCTGAAAGCAGCACAACAACTACTTGATGAAGTTGTCAATGTCCAGAAAGCACTGAAGCTGCATGATAGGGAGAAGAACGAAGGTGCAAGTGATCATACGATGAAGGGTTTCAAGGAGGGTGATGATAGATCAAAGAACGAGATTGAAAGTGGAGAATCTTCAAACCCCCAAGAGTCCGCCAGTGACTCACCGTGTGAGCTTTCACATGCTGAGAAACAAGAGTTGCAAAACAAGATGACTAAACTTCTGTCTATGTTAGATGAG GTTGATAGAAGGTACAAACAATATTATCATCAGATGCAGATTGTGGTATCATCGTTTGATGTGATAGCAGGAAGCGGGGCAGCTAAACCATACACAGGAGTTGCTCTTCAAACCATTTCTCGCCACTTTCGATGCTTACGTGATGCAATTACTGGTCAGATACGAACAACCCAAAAAGGCCTTGGGGAGCAAGGCACTTCAGGAAACATTAAAGGGGTTGGAATTACTCGCCTCCGTTACGTGGATCAGCAGCTCAGGCAGCAAAGAGCCCTTCAGCAGCTTGGTATGATGCAACAGCATGCATGGAGGCCACAAAGAGGTCTGCCAGAAAGTTCTGTTTCCATTCTGCGAGCATGGCTATTTGAACATTTCCTCCATCC CTATCCCAAGGATTCTGATAAGATCATGCTAGCAAGGCAGACAGGCTTAACGAGAAGTCAG GTCTCAAATTGGTTTATAAATGCACGGGTGCGTCTCTGGAAACCCATGGTTGAGGAGATGTACAACGAAGAGGCTGGTGATGCTGAAATGGAATCTAATTCTTCATCTGAAAATGCACCCCAAACCAAAAAAGGTGAAAAGAGGACCCTAGAAGATGCAGGAGAAGATGTGCAGCCTAGTTCAAGTTCCCCAGGAACTGATAGATGCAGCACAGGACGATTTATGGACTCCAAATCTGATCATTATGATGTGGAAATGGCTGGATCCACTGGGACCGTCAGCTTCCAAAATGGGACTCGTCGTGACGGTGAAAGGCCTGGTATGGATGAAAGTAGTTTCTTTTCTGATGGAATGGTTCAGTCTGATAGGAACAGTGAAAGATTTGTGACTGCGTACCACATGCCGGAACTGGGGAGGTTTGAAAGTGGAAGCGGCGTGTCTCTAACATTGGGGTTGCAGCATTGTGATGGTGGTAACATTCCTATCTCTAGTGGGACTCCTCACAGTTTTGTTGCCGTGAGA